A region of Reichenbachiella carrageenanivorans DNA encodes the following proteins:
- a CDS encoding SCO family protein — protein sequence MIKNTFPSLLLISILLSCSQPYGKNELPVMGRQQIVEKEVNGQIVMDTVDHMIADFAFYDQDSTLISNETFKNKIYIADFFFTSCPTICPKMKKQLLRVYEKFEDTPEVAILSHTIDPKYDNVQVLHDYANALGVNSAKWHFVTGEEKDIYHIGEKSYMVTAGEDSEAPGGYIHSGAFLLIDNQRRIRGVYDGTMENQVDLLLADISVLLKEIRK from the coding sequence ATGATTAAAAACACATTCCCATCCCTTCTTCTGATTTCAATTCTCCTTTCTTGTAGTCAGCCTTATGGCAAAAACGAACTCCCTGTAATGGGCAGGCAACAAATCGTAGAAAAAGAAGTGAACGGACAAATAGTCATGGATACAGTAGATCACATGATCGCTGATTTTGCTTTCTATGATCAAGACAGTACATTGATCTCCAACGAGACTTTCAAAAATAAAATCTATATAGCTGATTTTTTCTTTACTTCTTGTCCTACCATCTGTCCAAAAATGAAAAAGCAACTACTCAGAGTGTATGAAAAATTTGAAGACACTCCAGAGGTTGCCATATTATCACACACCATCGATCCTAAATATGACAACGTGCAAGTACTCCACGACTATGCCAATGCTTTAGGTGTGAATAGTGCCAAGTGGCATTTTGTGACAGGAGAAGAAAAGGACATTTACCACATTGGAGAAAAGAGCTATATGGTAACTGCTGGCGAAGATAGCGAAGCACCAGGAGGGTATATTCATAGCGGAGCCTTTCTATTAATAGATAATCAACGCAGAATACGTGGCGTATATGATGGAACCATGGAAAACCAAGTAGATTTATTGCTCGCTGATATATCGGTACTCCTCAAAGAAATACGAAAATGA
- a CDS encoding CopD family protein, which yields MTYLYLKSLHIIFVVTWFAGLFYMVRLFIYTTEAHHQEEPKRSILLEQLLLMQKRLWYIIAWPSAIITLIAGTWLAIESGFWTMPWFHLKVLFVIGLFLYHILCQKLYTQMTKGLFKYSSVQLRIWNEVATLFLFAIVFIVVLKSTLSWIWGVIGLVLIGILLMLGIKIYKKIRND from the coding sequence ATGACCTATTTATATTTAAAATCCCTGCATATCATCTTTGTTGTCACCTGGTTTGCCGGCTTATTTTATATGGTCAGGTTATTCATTTATACGACAGAGGCTCACCATCAAGAAGAGCCTAAAAGGAGCATCCTACTAGAGCAATTGCTTTTGATGCAAAAAAGACTGTGGTACATCATCGCATGGCCTTCTGCTATCATCACACTTATAGCAGGTACATGGCTAGCCATAGAAAGTGGTTTCTGGACTATGCCATGGTTTCACCTGAAGGTTTTGTTTGTGATTGGATTATTTCTTTACCACATCCTTTGTCAAAAACTGTATACTCAAATGACAAAAGGCTTATTCAAATATTCCTCTGTTCAATTACGCATTTGGAATGAAGTAGCCACACTTTTTCTCTTTGCCATCGTATTTATCGTGGTACTCAAGAGCACACTGAGTTGGATATGGGGAGTCATTGGCCTTGTCCTTATCGGCATATTACTCATGCTCGGCATTAAGATTTATAAAAAAATAAGAAATGATTAA
- the topA gene encoding type I DNA topoisomerase, which yields MSKNLVIVESPAKAKTIEGYLGKDYKVASSYGHVRDLQKGNNAIDIANGFTPTYEVSKDKKEVIRDLKKLAKAADTIYLASDDDREGEAISWHLQETLKLEESKTKRIVFHEITKNAISKAINNPRALNVDLVNAQQARRVLDRLVGFELSPILWKKIKTGLSAGRVQSVAVRLVVDREREIDAHQAVSAFKVTAEFSLDKGKILSAELPAKFKTKEEAETFVNDCVGASYDIKNLEKKPGKKTPAPPFTTSTIQQEASRKLGFSVARTMSVAQKLYEAGKISYMRTDSLNLSDEAIAGAKNEITSSYGEHFVKTRKYKTKNASAQEAHEAIRPTNFSDRSAGSDDSERRLYELIWKRAIASQMADAEIEKTVATIGISTRKEHLTATGEVVKFEGFLTVYTESTDDDTEEEENKGMLPPLEIGQDLDLNIMKAKEGFTRHAARYTEASLVKKMEEMGIGRPSTYAPTISTIQRREYVVKEARDGHERKYAEITLQNDKVVSSEKTEITGAEKNKLFPTNIAMIVNDFLVDYFPNVIDYSFTANVEKEFDEIAHGLKNWNAMIESFYGGFHKTVEETEQVERSEIGKVRELGDDPATGKPIIARMGRFGAMVQMGETSEDEEAEKPKYASLRKGQFLDNITLEDALELFKLPRQVGELEDKVMTAAIGRFGPYIRHDGKFVSIPKDMDPLQITADEAVELIMAKRKSDAEKFIKGFDENPDVQVLNGRWGPYIKFEKKNVKIPKDKEPTELTYAECVDLAEKTPDKKGRGATAKKKAPAKTTAKATKPKATKPKTTKAKKK from the coding sequence ATGTCGAAGAATCTGGTAATAGTAGAGTCGCCCGCCAAGGCGAAAACGATCGAGGGGTATTTGGGTAAAGACTACAAAGTAGCATCTAGCTACGGCCACGTCCGAGACTTACAAAAAGGCAATAACGCCATCGACATAGCAAACGGGTTTACCCCTACTTATGAAGTATCTAAAGACAAAAAGGAAGTCATTAGAGACTTAAAAAAATTAGCCAAAGCCGCCGACACTATCTATCTAGCAAGTGATGATGACCGCGAAGGAGAAGCCATCTCTTGGCACTTACAAGAGACTTTGAAATTGGAGGAATCCAAAACCAAGCGAATTGTATTTCATGAAATTACTAAAAATGCAATCAGCAAGGCCATCAATAATCCTCGTGCACTCAATGTAGATTTAGTGAATGCGCAACAAGCCAGACGCGTACTGGATCGTTTGGTCGGATTTGAGCTTTCTCCTATTCTTTGGAAAAAGATAAAAACAGGTTTGTCTGCAGGACGGGTTCAGTCTGTAGCCGTACGGCTGGTCGTAGACAGAGAGCGAGAAATTGATGCGCATCAGGCCGTATCCGCATTCAAGGTCACTGCAGAATTCTCTTTAGATAAAGGTAAAATACTCAGTGCCGAACTGCCTGCTAAATTCAAAACAAAAGAAGAAGCCGAAACATTTGTAAATGACTGTGTAGGTGCTTCGTACGACATTAAAAATTTGGAGAAAAAGCCAGGAAAAAAAACACCTGCACCTCCATTTACCACCTCTACCATACAGCAGGAGGCCAGTAGAAAATTAGGATTTTCTGTAGCTCGTACCATGAGCGTAGCTCAGAAACTATACGAAGCTGGTAAAATCTCCTATATGAGAACTGATTCATTGAACCTATCTGACGAAGCTATAGCAGGTGCTAAAAATGAAATTACTAGCAGCTACGGTGAGCATTTCGTAAAAACCCGAAAATACAAAACCAAAAATGCCTCAGCACAAGAAGCTCACGAAGCCATTCGGCCAACCAACTTCTCTGACCGATCTGCTGGTAGCGACGACAGTGAAAGAAGGCTTTATGAACTGATCTGGAAACGCGCCATTGCCTCACAAATGGCGGATGCTGAAATAGAAAAAACAGTAGCTACCATAGGCATATCTACTCGAAAAGAACACCTTACAGCCACTGGTGAAGTGGTGAAGTTTGAAGGTTTCTTGACCGTATATACCGAATCTACAGACGACGATACCGAGGAAGAAGAAAACAAAGGCATGTTGCCTCCTTTGGAAATCGGACAAGATCTGGATTTGAATATCATGAAGGCTAAAGAAGGCTTTACACGTCATGCAGCCAGATATACTGAGGCAAGCTTGGTGAAGAAAATGGAAGAGATGGGCATCGGAAGGCCGTCTACATATGCTCCAACTATCTCCACCATTCAACGACGTGAATACGTTGTCAAAGAAGCAAGAGATGGGCACGAAAGAAAATACGCCGAAATTACTTTACAAAATGACAAAGTAGTGTCAAGTGAAAAAACTGAAATCACTGGCGCAGAAAAGAACAAACTCTTCCCTACCAACATTGCCATGATTGTCAATGACTTTTTGGTAGACTACTTCCCTAATGTGATCGATTACTCTTTTACGGCCAACGTAGAAAAGGAATTTGACGAAATCGCTCATGGGCTGAAAAATTGGAATGCGATGATCGAATCGTTTTATGGAGGATTTCACAAAACGGTAGAAGAGACTGAGCAAGTAGAAAGATCTGAAATAGGTAAAGTACGTGAGCTAGGTGATGATCCTGCCACAGGAAAACCTATTATCGCTCGCATGGGCAGATTTGGTGCCATGGTACAAATGGGAGAAACCAGCGAAGATGAAGAAGCTGAAAAACCTAAATATGCTAGCCTAAGAAAAGGACAGTTTTTAGACAACATCACTTTGGAAGATGCTTTGGAGTTATTCAAACTTCCTCGTCAAGTAGGTGAATTAGAAGACAAAGTCATGACAGCAGCCATCGGTAGGTTTGGTCCATATATCCGTCACGATGGCAAATTTGTGTCTATCCCCAAGGATATGGATCCATTGCAGATCACCGCTGATGAAGCGGTTGAATTGATCATGGCAAAAAGAAAATCTGATGCCGAGAAATTCATCAAAGGTTTTGACGAAAACCCTGATGTACAAGTACTTAATGGCAGATGGGGGCCATATATCAAGTTTGAAAAGAAAAATGTAAAAATCCCTAAGGACAAAGAACCAACAGAGCTGACCTATGCCGAATGTGTAGATCTGGCTGAGAAAACTCCAGATAAAAAAGGCCGTGGAGCAACAGCTAAGAAAAAAGCCCCCGCTAAAACTACCGCCAAAGCAACAAAACCGAAAGCTACAAAACCCAAAACAACTAAGGCTAAGAAAAAGTAA
- a CDS encoding SixA phosphatase family protein, with translation MNKELFLVRHAEADATNFDIKDIERPLTADGEIDASKLGKMMVDLLGTPDLILSSTAVRTRTTTAMLAEQLGYDPVNVDYDEDLYESSTRILLRVINELEDKNNKVVIVAHNPAITYLAEYVTGAVIGNVSPAGLVHLKFDGAWAEVSQNNMDLVKYYKPAARSENN, from the coding sequence ATGAACAAAGAACTTTTTTTGGTAAGGCACGCAGAAGCAGACGCTACTAATTTTGATATTAAGGATATCGAAAGACCGCTTACGGCGGATGGTGAAATTGACGCGTCTAAACTAGGTAAGATGATGGTTGATTTGCTTGGTACGCCAGATTTGATCCTTTCGAGTACGGCAGTGAGAACGCGTACTACTACCGCTATGCTCGCTGAACAACTGGGTTATGATCCCGTGAATGTAGACTATGATGAGGACTTATATGAGTCGTCTACAAGGATACTTCTTAGGGTGATTAATGAGTTGGAAGATAAAAATAATAAAGTGGTTATCGTGGCGCACAATCCTGCCATTACCTACTTGGCAGAATATGTGACGGGTGCTGTTATTGGCAATGTGTCTCCTGCGGGTTTAGTTCACCTGAAGTTTGATGGTGCTTGGGCAGAGGTCTCACAAAACAATATGGATTTGGTTAAATAT
- a CDS encoding DinB family protein: MRTEILKAFEVLEQNRLDLFRRLDGVDSGFLTIPEKEGLWSVNQVLTHLSISELGTLRYVKKKMQGLDSLKSRDAFSQLRAVFLKWMLKSSLKFKMPKQLPPPTSDISYEELKMQFSKHREELRVLLESFPEEGLDLLVFKHPFAGRFSLLQTVAFLDHHFSHHLKQIDRILREVEDRGNSKD, encoded by the coding sequence ATGAGAACTGAAATTTTGAAGGCTTTTGAGGTATTGGAGCAAAATAGGCTTGATTTATTTCGCCGTTTGGATGGGGTAGATTCTGGGTTTTTGACGATACCCGAAAAGGAAGGCTTGTGGTCAGTCAATCAAGTGTTGACTCATTTGTCTATTTCTGAGTTGGGTACACTGCGTTATGTAAAGAAGAAAATGCAAGGGTTGGATTCATTGAAGTCACGTGATGCATTTTCTCAGTTGAGAGCTGTGTTTTTAAAATGGATGCTAAAATCATCGTTAAAATTCAAAATGCCTAAACAGCTGCCGCCACCAACTAGCGATATCTCGTATGAGGAATTGAAAATGCAATTTTCTAAACATAGAGAAGAACTAAGAGTTTTGCTTGAGTCATTTCCAGAAGAAGGGTTGGATTTATTGGTTTTTAAACACCCGTTTGCAGGACGATTTTCTTTGCTTCAGACAGTGGCTTTTTTGGATCACCATTTCAGTCACCATCTAAAGCAAATAGATCGCATTCTAAGGGAGGTTGAGGATAGGGGTAATTCGAAGGATTAA
- a CDS encoding Crp/Fnr family transcriptional regulator produces the protein MKHNGADILLEFGEKILSSSQIIYQKDDYVFKANEPSDLIYFIEKGSVKVAKEGRDGEEVVKSILSEGSVFGEMSLAGQPRRTEYARVMSKDAIVRVLVVRELLDAAKLDETLFAYILGLMGRRIEKLDKRMEAITSKDSRTRIVEFLKELAIESGQKVGFETLIQNNFTHKDIANLTGTSRQTVTTTLNQLKEKNVINFDRRRILIRDVNLLV, from the coding sequence ATGAAACACAACGGAGCAGATATACTATTAGAGTTTGGTGAAAAAATTCTTTCATCTAGTCAAATCATTTACCAAAAAGATGATTACGTGTTTAAGGCTAACGAACCGTCAGACTTGATTTACTTTATAGAAAAGGGGAGTGTGAAGGTGGCTAAAGAAGGGAGGGATGGAGAAGAGGTCGTTAAGTCTATTTTGAGTGAAGGTAGTGTGTTTGGGGAGATGTCTTTGGCAGGGCAGCCTAGGCGGACAGAATATGCTCGTGTTATGTCAAAAGATGCTATTGTACGTGTGCTAGTTGTACGTGAGTTGTTAGACGCAGCCAAATTAGACGAAACGCTATTTGCTTATATACTGGGGCTTATGGGGCGTAGAATAGAAAAGCTCGATAAGCGTATGGAGGCGATTACTTCGAAAGATTCTCGAACTAGAATTGTAGAATTTTTGAAAGAATTGGCCATTGAAAGTGGACAGAAAGTAGGTTTTGAAACCTTGATTCAAAACAACTTCACTCATAAAGATATTGCTAATCTGACCGGCACTTCTCGCCAGACGGTGACAACTACTTTAAATCAACTTAAAGAAAAAAACGTCATCAATTTTGATCGACGACGTATTTTGATTCGAGATGTGAATTTGCTCGTGTAG
- a CDS encoding c-type cytochrome has product MIRTAAFIFGLFLSSLLFSCRSDNRYSGREAIKYDQYLFQGEQLYQAHCLNCHQKDGTGLGKLIPPLTTDFITSEMDLVICSIKHGLNGPIEVNGITYNGEMPSNPRLTPLEIAEIMTYITNTWGNEYGMVNISKVEKALANCN; this is encoded by the coding sequence ATGATCCGAACCGCTGCTTTCATTTTTGGTTTGTTTCTATCCTCTCTATTGTTCAGTTGTCGCTCAGACAATCGCTATTCGGGACGTGAGGCAATCAAATATGACCAATACTTATTCCAAGGAGAACAATTGTATCAAGCTCATTGCTTGAATTGCCATCAAAAAGACGGCACAGGACTAGGCAAACTCATTCCTCCGCTCACGACAGATTTCATCACCTCAGAAATGGATTTGGTAATCTGTAGCATCAAACATGGCCTAAATGGCCCTATAGAAGTGAATGGCATCACCTACAACGGAGAGATGCCTAGCAACCCTCGACTCACTCCATTAGAAATAGCCGAAATAATGACCTACATCACCAACACGTGGGGTAACGAATACGGAATGGTTAATATTTCAAAAGTGGAAAAGGCCTTAGCCAACTGCAATTAG